In Planctomycetaceae bacterium, a single genomic region encodes these proteins:
- a CDS encoding FAD-dependent oxidoreductase: MTSQSKHTLIVGGGVIGAFSALFLQKSGRQVTIVEKGEFGKGCSHGNCGYVSPSHVLPLTQPGQIMNGLKGILSSNRALRIHPRMSLSFWLWMLKFAARCNHRDMLQAGTSRHALLDRSAKLYREIISREKLNVEFRTEGLLFVYRELRGFEHYAATVELLREKFEVSADRVEGRDLTDMEPALKPGLAGAWHFRCDAHLRPNRLMAELKNLLTAAGVRIVENVQVLGFVSQDGSARSVRTPDREISADEFVVATGPLTPMLNSELGCRIPIQPGKGYSITMARPEICPKIPLILEECHVAITPFDAGYRIGSTMEFAGYNSELSRQRLQYLRTGAAQYLVEPTAEPVEEEWFGWRPMTWDGLPYVDRTPRYNNVWVAAGHNMLGISMGPATGELVTALVVGSKPGIDPHPLRIGR, encoded by the coding sequence CACAGTCGAAACACACGCTGATCGTCGGCGGAGGCGTCATTGGAGCATTCAGCGCCTTGTTTCTGCAAAAGTCCGGGCGGCAGGTCACTATCGTCGAAAAGGGCGAATTTGGAAAAGGCTGCTCGCATGGCAACTGCGGCTACGTTTCGCCAAGTCACGTGCTGCCGCTGACGCAGCCGGGCCAGATCATGAATGGCCTGAAAGGCATCCTCAGCAGCAACCGCGCGCTGCGGATTCATCCCCGAATGTCGCTCTCGTTCTGGCTGTGGATGCTGAAGTTTGCCGCTCGATGCAACCACCGCGACATGCTGCAGGCAGGAACGTCTCGCCATGCGCTGCTGGATCGGTCGGCAAAGCTGTATCGCGAAATCATTTCCCGCGAAAAGCTCAACGTCGAGTTCCGGACGGAAGGTCTGCTGTTCGTTTATCGTGAACTCAGGGGATTCGAACACTACGCGGCAACGGTCGAACTGCTGCGGGAGAAATTCGAAGTATCGGCGGATCGTGTCGAAGGCCGGGACCTGACCGACATGGAACCTGCTCTGAAGCCCGGTCTGGCCGGAGCATGGCATTTTCGCTGCGACGCCCATCTGCGGCCGAATCGACTGATGGCCGAACTGAAGAATCTGCTGACGGCTGCCGGCGTCCGAATCGTTGAAAATGTGCAGGTGCTGGGCTTTGTGTCACAAGATGGATCGGCGCGCAGCGTCCGGACGCCGGATCGGGAAATTTCCGCCGATGAGTTCGTCGTGGCGACCGGGCCGTTGACGCCGATGCTGAACTCGGAGCTGGGTTGCCGGATTCCGATTCAGCCGGGCAAAGGCTACTCCATCACAATGGCTCGCCCCGAAATCTGCCCCAAAATCCCGCTGATTCTTGAAGAGTGTCATGTTGCGATCACTCCTTTCGACGCCGGGTATCGGATCGGGAGTACGATGGAATTCGCCGGCTACAACAGCGAACTGAGCCGTCAGCGGCTGCAATACCTGCGAACCGGGGCGGCTCAGTATCTTGTGGAACCCACAGCCGAACCCGTTGAAGAAGAATGGTTCGGCTGGCGTCCGATGACGTGGGACGGCCTGCCGTATGTCGATCGCACGCCGCGGTACAACAATGTCTGGGTCGCGGCGGGCCACAACATGCTGGGCATTTCGATGGGCCCGGCCACCGGCGAACTGGTGACAGCCCTGGTTGTCGGTTCAAAGCCCGGCATTGATCCTCACCCGCTTCGAATCGGCCGGTAG
- a CDS encoding ATP-dependent Clp protease proteolytic subunit, translating to MSATGKQFVENVTAAGRKIRPYPTLGAGSKSASAPRGPWEIAVCGDLTDRQSDLLSRFIEVPPSSSGLVYFDSCGGSVYTGLALATLIRSRQLKVTAVVAGECSSAALLPFAASARRYVTAFSTLLFHPMRWQSEEDVRLEEATEWARHFKQLETSLDGLLARMFPIDAAKLAQWNRPGRFISGPEIAEAGLATLYDPFENSEPWKLLRP from the coding sequence ATGTCAGCAACTGGAAAGCAATTTGTGGAAAACGTAACCGCCGCAGGGCGAAAGATCCGGCCGTATCCCACGCTCGGGGCCGGCAGCAAATCCGCTTCGGCGCCGCGTGGCCCGTGGGAGATCGCCGTCTGCGGCGACCTGACGGACCGCCAGTCGGACCTGCTGTCGCGCTTCATTGAAGTCCCGCCATCGTCATCCGGACTGGTCTACTTTGATTCGTGCGGCGGCAGCGTGTACACCGGCCTGGCGCTGGCGACACTGATCCGCAGCCGGCAACTGAAGGTCACCGCTGTGGTCGCGGGAGAATGCTCGTCTGCTGCCCTGTTGCCGTTTGCCGCCAGTGCCCGACGATACGTGACCGCGTTTTCGACGCTGTTGTTTCATCCCATGCGATGGCAGTCGGAAGAGGACGTTCGGCTGGAAGAGGCCACGGAATGGGCTCGGCACTTCAAACAGCTCGAAACTTCGCTGGACGGGCTGCTGGCCAGGATGTTTCCCATCGATGCGGCTAAACTGGCTCAATGGAATCGTCCGGGCCGGTTCATCAGCGGACCGGAAATCGCCGAAGCCGGGCTGGCCACGCTGTACGACCCGTTCGAAAACAGCGAGCCCTGGAAACTGCTCCGACCGTGA
- a CDS encoding ThuA domain-containing protein, translating into MSRLSAIMLLFSVFLIETPSAVAQPAKADSVKPSRVLMLTQSAGFRHGSVTRPADKLAPAEISMIQLGKQTGLYTVDCTQDAAADFTKENLQNYDIVMFYTTLNLPIADNDLQYFLNDWLKQKGHGFIGFHSASDTFHDYQPYWDMVGGTFDGHPWGAGTTVTISVHEPDHPTMKPFGSEFQIRDEIYQYKNWQPEKVRVLMSLDMSKCEPSKPYHVPVAWVKSWGDGRVYYNNLGHNETTWADQRFLDSVTAGVKWIRGDVDGESAPNPDVSAAQEDLAKQAASGN; encoded by the coding sequence ATGTCCAGACTCTCGGCAATCATGCTGCTGTTCAGTGTTTTCCTGATCGAGACCCCGTCGGCAGTCGCTCAGCCGGCGAAAGCAGATTCCGTCAAGCCGTCCCGCGTTTTGATGCTGACACAAAGTGCGGGGTTTCGACACGGGTCGGTGACACGACCGGCCGACAAGCTCGCTCCCGCAGAGATTTCCATGATCCAGTTGGGAAAACAGACCGGGCTGTATACGGTCGACTGCACTCAGGACGCCGCGGCCGATTTCACGAAGGAGAACCTGCAGAACTACGATATTGTGATGTTCTACACGACTTTGAATCTGCCAATCGCGGACAACGATCTGCAGTACTTTCTGAATGACTGGCTGAAGCAGAAGGGACACGGATTCATCGGCTTTCATTCGGCTTCCGACACATTTCACGATTATCAGCCGTACTGGGACATGGTCGGCGGCACATTTGACGGTCACCCCTGGGGCGCTGGCACCACGGTGACGATTTCCGTCCATGAACCGGATCATCCGACGATGAAACCCTTCGGCAGTGAGTTTCAGATTCGCGACGAAATTTACCAGTACAAGAACTGGCAGCCGGAAAAAGTGCGAGTCTTGATGAGCCTTGACATGTCGAAATGCGAGCCGTCGAAGCCGTACCACGTGCCTGTCGCGTGGGTGAAATCCTGGGGTGACGGGCGGGTGTACTACAACAACCTCGGCCACAACGAAACGACGTGGGCGGACCAGAGATTTCTGGATTCCGTGACGGCAGGCGTGAAATGGATTCGTGGCGACGTGGACGGCGAAAGCGCCCCGAATCCGGACGTTTCTGCGGCTCAGGAGGACTTGGCAAAACAGGCGGCCTCTGGCAACTGA
- a CDS encoding aldo/keto reductase produces MEKRRLGRTDMDLTALSFGASSLGAEFRSVDIGEALRAVQVAIDRGMNFIDTSPYYGRGMSEVMLGQVLPDLNRDSYYLGTKLGRYAPQHFDFSARRVAESVDISLERMKVEYLDIVLCHDLEFVEMSQIVEETLPALRKQVQLGKVRYVGVSGYPMKMFRYILDNADIDVLLTYNHYTLQNDMALELVPICREKGVGIMNAAPFSARLLTSATLPVWHKATDEVRAVAKRASDHCAAAGVDLAQLALQFSIANPDFTTCVTGSANPERVAQWVDWAETPIDQTLLADVREILKPIHNWFYVEGRPENNDTT; encoded by the coding sequence ATGGAAAAGCGGCGGCTTGGCAGGACCGACATGGACCTGACGGCACTGTCCTTCGGAGCCTCTTCGCTGGGCGCGGAGTTTCGAAGCGTGGATATCGGCGAAGCGTTGAGAGCCGTCCAGGTGGCGATCGACCGCGGCATGAACTTCATCGATACGTCGCCGTATTATGGCCGCGGTATGAGCGAAGTGATGCTGGGACAGGTTCTGCCCGATCTGAATCGTGACAGCTATTACCTCGGGACCAAGCTGGGTCGCTACGCGCCGCAACACTTCGACTTCAGTGCTCGGCGAGTCGCGGAAAGCGTCGACATTTCCCTTGAAAGAATGAAGGTTGAATATCTCGATATCGTGCTGTGCCACGACCTGGAATTCGTCGAGATGTCACAGATCGTGGAGGAGACTCTGCCGGCGCTCAGGAAACAGGTTCAACTCGGAAAAGTTCGATATGTAGGTGTCAGCGGGTACCCCATGAAGATGTTCCGGTACATTCTGGACAACGCAGACATTGATGTGCTGCTGACTTACAACCATTACACGCTGCAGAATGACATGGCGCTGGAACTGGTGCCGATTTGCCGCGAGAAGGGCGTCGGAATCATGAACGCCGCTCCGTTTTCCGCACGACTGCTGACAAGTGCGACGCTGCCGGTGTGGCACAAGGCGACTGATGAAGTACGTGCCGTCGCAAAGCGGGCGTCCGACCACTGCGCTGCCGCCGGAGTGGATCTGGCACAACTGGCGCTGCAGTTTTCCATTGCCAATCCGGATTTCACAACGTGCGTGACCGGTTCTGCAAACCCTGAACGAGTCGCTCAATGGGTCGACTGGGCGGAAACACCGATCGATCAGACTCTGCTGGCGGACGTCCGGGAAATCCTGAAGCCGATCCACAACTGGTTCTACGTCGAGGGCCGACCGGAAAACAACGACACAACCTGA
- a CDS encoding divalent metal cation transporter gives MSTGENRVEHDRVVINEARQRGPLATLAAFTKLSGPGWLQGAITLGGGSLGGSLYLGVLLGYGTMWLQPVAMILGIVMLAAISYVTLSTGRRPFEAINREINPVLGWSWLIATMMANMVWCMPQFSLGTGAFTQNLFPGMADWSAILILFVCASVVIWSYNSGSRGVRIFEMLLKIMVAVVVISFFAVVLRMTFSEQGLPWGEILAGFIPNSNFTDVSSRLSADIEATGAFSEFWRGQVLDPQWKTMITATATAVGINMTFLMPYSLIRKGWDRDFRGLAIFDLATGLFVPYLLATSCVVIAAASQFHGIPEAGFLPSSAEVPVSAGIRAGVNKLLDARLASEWGDEFAAKFGRDGERSEAQAAALAEARENLPQADVRMAAILVQRDNQQLAASLEKLSGRTTAHVIFGVGVLAMAISTIIILMLINGFALCELLGHDADSNTFRIGCLLAGLSGALGSRFLWTTGAKAWLVVPTSMFGAVLLPIAYITFFFMMNSKKLLGQHMPTGITRVKWNVLMLLALCYAGTVCTASIYQTGSTGRMVGFGGLAAIVVLALVVQTKRGTAGDPDASVESDAA, from the coding sequence ATGTCTACGGGCGAGAACCGGGTCGAACATGACCGCGTGGTGATTAACGAGGCTCGACAGCGGGGCCCGCTGGCAACTCTGGCAGCGTTCACGAAACTGTCAGGGCCCGGCTGGCTGCAGGGAGCCATCACGCTGGGCGGCGGTTCGCTGGGCGGCAGCCTGTATCTGGGAGTTCTGCTTGGCTACGGAACAATGTGGCTGCAGCCGGTCGCCATGATTCTGGGCATCGTCATGCTGGCCGCGATTTCCTACGTCACGCTGTCGACCGGTCGGCGTCCGTTCGAAGCCATCAACCGTGAAATCAATCCGGTGCTAGGCTGGTCCTGGCTGATTGCCACGATGATGGCCAACATGGTCTGGTGCATGCCGCAGTTTTCGCTGGGCACGGGAGCCTTCACGCAGAATCTGTTTCCCGGAATGGCGGACTGGAGTGCGATCCTGATTCTGTTTGTCTGCGCAAGCGTGGTGATCTGGTCCTACAACAGCGGAAGCCGCGGTGTCCGGATCTTTGAAATGCTGTTGAAGATCATGGTCGCGGTGGTGGTGATTTCGTTCTTCGCGGTCGTGCTCAGAATGACGTTCAGCGAACAGGGTCTGCCGTGGGGCGAAATCCTTGCCGGCTTCATTCCCAACAGCAACTTTACTGACGTGTCGTCACGTCTGTCGGCGGACATCGAAGCCACTGGCGCGTTCAGTGAATTCTGGCGCGGGCAGGTTCTGGATCCGCAGTGGAAGACGATGATCACGGCCACTGCGACGGCGGTCGGCATCAACATGACGTTTCTGATGCCGTACTCGCTGATTCGCAAGGGCTGGGACCGTGACTTCCGGGGGCTGGCAATCTTCGACCTTGCCACGGGGCTGTTTGTACCTTACCTGCTGGCGACAAGCTGTGTCGTGATCGCTGCGGCGTCCCAGTTTCACGGGATTCCGGAAGCCGGATTCCTGCCATCGTCGGCGGAGGTGCCCGTTTCGGCGGGAATTCGCGCCGGTGTCAACAAGCTGCTGGATGCGCGGCTGGCCAGTGAATGGGGCGACGAGTTTGCCGCAAAGTTCGGCAGGGATGGTGAACGATCAGAAGCCCAGGCCGCTGCTCTGGCGGAAGCCCGGGAGAACCTGCCCCAGGCGGACGTTCGCATGGCGGCGATTCTTGTGCAGCGCGACAATCAGCAGTTGGCCGCATCCCTGGAAAAACTCAGCGGCCGGACGACAGCGCACGTTATCTTTGGTGTCGGCGTCCTGGCGATGGCGATTTCAACAATCATCATCCTGATGCTGATCAACGGCTTCGCGCTGTGTGAACTGCTGGGGCATGACGCCGACAGCAATACGTTTCGGATCGGCTGCCTGCTGGCGGGGCTGAGCGGTGCTCTGGGTTCCCGTTTCCTGTGGACAACGGGTGCGAAGGCGTGGCTGGTCGTGCCGACGTCCATGTTTGGAGCCGTGTTGCTGCCGATCGCGTATATCACCTTCTTCTTCATGATGAACTCAAAGAAGCTGCTGGGCCAACATATGCCGACGGGTATCACTCGCGTGAAATGGAATGTGCTGATGTTGCTGGCGCTGTGCTATGCCGGCACGGTCTGTACGGCGTCGATCTATCAGACCGGTTCGACGGGCCGGATGGTCGGCTTTGGAGGGCTTGCGGCGATCGTCGTTCTGGCGCTTGTTGTGCAGACGAAACGCGGAACTGCCGGCGACCCTGACGCTTCTGTCGAATCTGACGCCGCCTGA
- the xerD gene encoding site-specific tyrosine recombinase XerD: MARRKQPGAGSRFSGGGYQDPATWLTGFLSYLDAECGMSPNTVDAYRRDLTKFFAWNQKHARATVQQIDVGTLTAFLEFLQKGDLAASSIARNLVAIRMFFRFLMLEGVVAESTVDLISSPKLWQRLPRVLSPEMVDQLLQAPVGSVDRYARRDRAILAVMYATGCRVSEVTGMKLADVNLNDGYARCTGKGDKQRMVSLTPMAIEAITNWLNLERPDMAANAADDAGWLFVTRSGRRMNRETVWQLMQRYAQRAGCGSEVSPHTLRHSFATHLLAGGADIRALQEMLGHASIRTTQIYTHVDHTRLKSVHSQCHPRG; the protein is encoded by the coding sequence ATGGCTCGGCGGAAACAACCCGGAGCGGGAAGTCGATTCAGCGGCGGCGGCTATCAGGATCCGGCCACCTGGCTGACCGGATTTCTGTCGTATCTCGACGCGGAATGCGGGATGTCGCCGAATACCGTGGATGCCTACCGTCGGGACCTGACAAAATTCTTCGCCTGGAATCAAAAACACGCCCGTGCGACGGTCCAGCAGATCGATGTCGGCACGTTGACAGCGTTTCTGGAATTTCTGCAGAAAGGCGACCTGGCAGCCAGCAGCATTGCTCGCAACCTGGTGGCAATTCGGATGTTCTTTCGCTTTCTGATGCTGGAAGGCGTCGTCGCGGAAAGCACGGTCGACCTGATCAGCTCACCGAAACTGTGGCAGCGGCTTCCGCGCGTCTTGAGCCCGGAAATGGTGGATCAACTGCTGCAGGCTCCTGTCGGTTCCGTTGACCGCTACGCCCGGCGCGACCGGGCGATCCTGGCGGTGATGTACGCCACGGGCTGTCGAGTTTCGGAGGTCACCGGAATGAAGCTGGCCGACGTCAATCTGAATGACGGCTACGCACGCTGCACCGGCAAGGGCGACAAGCAGCGGATGGTGTCGCTGACGCCGATGGCCATCGAAGCGATTACGAACTGGCTGAATCTGGAACGCCCCGACATGGCGGCCAATGCCGCGGACGACGCCGGCTGGCTGTTCGTCACGCGCAGCGGCCGCCGGATGAACCGTGAAACCGTGTGGCAACTGATGCAGCGTTACGCTCAGCGAGCCGGCTGCGGTTCGGAAGTCAGCCCGCACACACTTCGTCACAGTTTCGCCACTCATCTGCTTGCCGGTGGAGCCGATATCCGAGCCCTGCAGGAAATGCTCGGGCATGCCAGCATTCGAACTACGCAGATCTACACGCACGTTGATCACACGCGACTGAAGTCGGTGCATTCGCAGTGTCATCCGCGCGGATGA
- a CDS encoding sugar phosphate isomerase/epimerase family protein, translating to MSGFRYSLNASTIKTTPILKQIAVAAEAGYEAIELWHDDIDAHLQAGGSLAEIRQCLDDHGLQVPTTIYLKGWFQPEGPEHTAAMDEAKRRLEQTAAVGAPHAVAGPPAGQADRELGKRHYHELLELGRQFGVRPAFEYLGFVDDIKTIDDAIEILEGSGHPDACLVLDPFHCFVGEGGPESIGRLKPDQIAVSHFNDAPAAKPAHLQRDPDRVFPGDGSIDLKRYCDLLREIGYAGFLSLELFRDDLWQLDPSFVARIGLSKMKEAAEAG from the coding sequence ATGTCCGGGTTTCGGTACAGCCTGAATGCCAGCACGATCAAGACCACACCGATTCTGAAGCAGATTGCCGTCGCCGCCGAAGCCGGATATGAAGCGATCGAATTGTGGCACGACGACATCGATGCTCACCTGCAGGCCGGCGGCTCACTAGCGGAGATTCGGCAGTGCCTTGACGATCACGGGCTGCAGGTTCCGACCACGATCTATCTGAAGGGCTGGTTCCAGCCTGAAGGTCCTGAACACACCGCGGCAATGGATGAGGCGAAACGCCGCCTGGAACAGACGGCGGCTGTGGGAGCTCCGCACGCCGTGGCAGGGCCGCCCGCCGGTCAGGCGGATCGCGAACTCGGCAAACGACACTACCACGAGTTGCTGGAACTGGGACGACAGTTCGGCGTCCGCCCGGCGTTCGAGTACCTGGGATTCGTCGACGACATCAAGACGATCGATGATGCGATCGAAATCCTGGAAGGATCCGGTCACCCCGATGCCTGCCTCGTGCTGGACCCGTTTCACTGCTTTGTCGGCGAAGGCGGGCCGGAATCCATCGGCCGGCTGAAACCCGACCAGATCGCAGTTTCCCACTTCAACGATGCGCCGGCGGCAAAGCCCGCTCACCTGCAGCGCGACCCTGACCGCGTCTTCCCCGGCGACGGATCGATTGACCTGAAGCGCTATTGTGACCTGCTGCGCGAAATCGGTTACGCCGGTTTTCTGTCGCTGGAACTCTTCCGGGACGACCTGTGGCAGCTTGACCCGTCATTCGTGGCGCGAATCGGCCTGAGCAAAATGAAAGAAGCTGCGGAAGCCGGTTGA
- a CDS encoding VCBS repeat-containing protein: protein MSAFLNRSAVLCVVCSALCLDTVARAEEPSVWKKHTLFEGEACLTAVAADFNNDGTPDVIADTGSGTLRMFAGPDWKQTVLDDDHAGSYIHSEAWDIDGDGDADYVGARYEPGLIMWYEQPDDPATGKWMRRLVDDQVNGIHGLIRGDVDRDGRIDLLATSAQPMPPFPNSLAWISPPRNVRSGDPWQRHIFAEQDAPGLTHYLGFGDINGDGRPDAATGAKGGPTDTSGKGEWFAWWEAGKDPAAPWTKHALPGPHPGATNIHPADVNGDGKMDLVASRGHGVGVIWFEGPDWTVHSIDDEIQEPHCLVVRDLDGDGDSDAATCAYGSELCAWYENDGKGGFLRHIVGENQQAYDIRAVDLDNDGDPDLLVAGRASNNVVWYENPAVSKAD, encoded by the coding sequence ATGAGCGCGTTTCTGAATCGCAGTGCGGTGTTGTGTGTCGTCTGTTCAGCACTGTGCCTTGACACGGTCGCTCGCGCCGAGGAACCGAGTGTCTGGAAGAAGCACACGCTTTTCGAAGGTGAAGCGTGCTTGACCGCCGTGGCAGCAGACTTCAACAACGACGGGACACCGGACGTCATTGCGGACACGGGAAGCGGCACGCTGCGGATGTTTGCCGGCCCTGACTGGAAGCAAACCGTGCTCGACGACGACCACGCGGGAAGCTACATCCACAGCGAAGCCTGGGACATCGACGGTGACGGCGACGCGGACTATGTAGGTGCTCGCTACGAACCGGGCCTGATCATGTGGTATGAACAGCCGGACGATCCTGCAACCGGCAAGTGGATGCGACGACTGGTCGACGATCAGGTCAATGGAATTCACGGTCTGATCCGGGGCGACGTCGATCGCGACGGGCGAATCGATCTGCTGGCCACCAGTGCTCAGCCGATGCCGCCGTTTCCGAATTCACTGGCGTGGATTTCTCCGCCGCGAAATGTCCGGTCCGGCGATCCGTGGCAGCGGCATATCTTTGCCGAACAGGATGCTCCGGGACTGACTCACTATCTTGGTTTCGGCGACATCAACGGCGACGGTCGGCCGGATGCCGCAACGGGAGCCAAGGGAGGGCCGACGGATACCTCGGGCAAAGGTGAGTGGTTCGCGTGGTGGGAAGCAGGAAAGGACCCCGCCGCGCCATGGACGAAACACGCGCTTCCCGGACCGCATCCGGGAGCGACCAACATCCATCCCGCGGATGTCAACGGCGACGGCAAGATGGATCTGGTCGCTTCTCGCGGGCACGGTGTCGGAGTCATCTGGTTTGAAGGTCCGGACTGGACGGTGCATTCCATCGACGATGAGATTCAGGAACCACATTGTCTGGTTGTCCGCGATCTGGACGGCGACGGCGACAGCGACGCCGCGACGTGCGCCTATGGCAGCGAGTTGTGTGCGTGGTATGAAAACGACGGGAAGGGCGGCTTTCTGCGTCACATCGTTGGCGAAAACCAGCAGGCGTACGACATCCGAGCGGTGGACCTGGATAACGACGGTGACCCCGATCTTCTGGTTGCCGGTCGAGCGAGCAATAACGTCGTCTGGTACGAGAACCCGGCAGTGTCAAAAGCGGATTGA
- a CDS encoding alpha/beta fold hydrolase, translated as MRHTVLICTTLLLSSRLLGPCLICADETKSDAAEKPSPVWYGTMDVGPRVFRFLIEPVKADDGSVSHRLVSLDEGRQAFVLDRFDLTGTSLEFDLNLTRATYAGQRTDDGNVVNGKWKQRGAEFDLQLRKLDAPPVDAPDEVWAGDLNTLLQRLTLRFRVYGTDAESESVFLDSVTQKAGGFKASRTVSGNTWTISVPMLKASFTGTLSDDGKQVDGTFTQAGIPLDLTLSRTELPIPTDAPAPRRPQTPAAPFPYDVEDVVIENTADSVRIAGTLTIPKQAGQVPAVVMISGSGPQDRDESIAGHKPFLVIADHLARHGIAVLRCDDRGVGRSTGNFASATSEDFARDAIAAVDFLQQQARIDKSEIGLIGHSEGGIVAPMVAAQRPDVAFIVLLAGTGVNGEQILLSQGQLILKAAGITDEKTLRAQKAVQTAMVRAVLSDNDQETDDALVARVTEELRTALPDEDAGREELTATVRVGIARLRTPWFRFFLKHEPAPVLKQVKCPVLALNGEKDTQVDPKLNLPAIRQVLTDAGNTDVEVVELPGLNHMFQTAVTGAPGEYAEIEETISASALDAMTTWIRRVTKAGSE; from the coding sequence ATGCGGCACACTGTTCTGATCTGCACAACCCTGCTGCTGTCATCAAGGCTGCTGGGACCGTGTCTCATTTGTGCTGATGAGACGAAAAGCGATGCTGCCGAAAAACCATCACCCGTCTGGTACGGAACGATGGACGTTGGTCCGCGAGTGTTTCGTTTCTTGATCGAACCGGTCAAAGCCGACGACGGCAGCGTGTCGCACCGGCTTGTCAGTCTTGATGAAGGCCGGCAGGCATTTGTGCTGGATCGCTTCGACCTGACGGGCACTTCGCTGGAGTTCGACCTGAACCTGACCCGAGCGACATACGCCGGTCAGCGAACGGATGACGGCAACGTCGTCAACGGAAAATGGAAGCAGCGCGGCGCGGAATTTGACCTGCAGCTTCGAAAGCTGGACGCGCCGCCCGTCGATGCTCCTGACGAAGTCTGGGCAGGGGATCTGAACACGCTGCTGCAGAGGCTGACGCTTCGCTTTCGAGTTTACGGCACCGACGCGGAGTCCGAATCCGTGTTTCTGGACAGCGTGACTCAAAAGGCCGGCGGCTTCAAAGCGTCGCGAACGGTCAGCGGCAACACCTGGACAATCTCGGTTCCAATGCTGAAGGCATCCTTTACTGGCACGCTGTCGGATGACGGAAAGCAGGTCGACGGGACATTCACTCAGGCCGGAATTCCTCTGGACCTCACGCTGTCACGCACCGAGTTGCCGATCCCGACAGACGCCCCGGCACCGCGCCGTCCACAGACTCCGGCGGCACCGTTTCCGTACGATGTGGAAGACGTCGTGATTGAGAACACGGCAGACTCCGTCCGGATTGCGGGAACTCTGACGATCCCGAAGCAAGCTGGCCAGGTGCCGGCGGTGGTGATGATTTCCGGCTCCGGTCCGCAGGATCGCGACGAATCGATCGCCGGCCACAAGCCGTTCCTGGTGATTGCCGATCATCTTGCTCGCCACGGCATCGCGGTTCTGCGATGCGATGATCGCGGTGTTGGCCGATCGACCGGAAACTTCGCTTCGGCCACCAGTGAAGACTTCGCTCGGGACGCGATCGCCGCCGTCGACTTTCTGCAACAGCAGGCGCGAATCGACAAGTCGGAAATCGGACTGATCGGGCACAGCGAAGGAGGCATTGTGGCTCCGATGGTTGCCGCGCAGCGCCCCGACGTGGCGTTCATCGTGCTGCTGGCGGGAACAGGGGTCAACGGAGAACAGATTCTGCTGTCGCAGGGCCAGTTGATTCTGAAAGCGGCAGGCATCACCGACGAAAAAACGCTGCGAGCGCAGAAAGCCGTCCAGACGGCAATGGTCCGGGCGGTGTTGTCCGACAACGATCAGGAGACCGACGACGCACTGGTCGCCAGAGTCACTGAAGAACTTCGCACTGCACTTCCGGACGAAGATGCCGGCCGGGAGGAACTGACGGCAACGGTCCGGGTTGGCATTGCAAGACTGCGAACACCGTGGTTCCGGTTCTTCCTGAAACACGAACCGGCGCCTGTCCTGAAACAGGTGAAGTGCCCGGTACTGGCGCTGAACGGCGAGAAGGACACGCAGGTCGATCCCAAACTCAATCTGCCGGCAATCAGGCAGGTGCTGACGGACGCCGGAAACACGGATGTGGAAGTTGTGGAACTGCCCGGGCTGAATCACATGTTTCAAACGGCCGTCACAGGAGCTCCCGGGGAATATGCCGAGATCGAAGAGACAATCTCCGCGTCTGCTCTGGACGCAATGACAACCTGGATTCGCCGCGTGACGAAGGCCGGCAGCGAATAG